The following coding sequences lie in one Paenibacillus durus ATCC 35681 genomic window:
- a CDS encoding winged helix-turn-helix transcriptional regulator produces MGDRKNKLKAKVEVCPVETTLDVIGGKWKAIILFHLIDGPKRFNEFRRLYPGISQFMLTLQLRELERDGIIHREVYKQVPPKVEYSLTEFGVTLKPIILDMKKWGITYKNRVDDIRLQTAVQEKGEKEDQ; encoded by the coding sequence ATGGGAGATCGCAAAAACAAGCTCAAAGCGAAAGTGGAAGTGTGTCCTGTCGAAACAACTTTGGATGTCATCGGGGGCAAATGGAAAGCGATCATTCTGTTTCATCTTATCGATGGCCCGAAGAGATTCAATGAATTCCGGCGCCTCTATCCGGGAATATCGCAATTTATGCTTACTTTGCAGCTCCGCGAGCTTGAACGGGATGGCATTATTCACCGCGAAGTTTATAAACAGGTGCCCCCTAAAGTGGAATACTCGCTGACTGAATTCGGAGTGACGTTGAAGCCGATCATCCTTGATATGAAGAAGTGGGGAATAACCTACAAGAACAGAGTTGACGATATACGGCTGCAAACGGCAGTGCAGGAGAAAGGGGAGAAAGAAGACCAATAA
- a CDS encoding NAD(P)H-dependent oxidoreductase: MSKKVLIVYAHPEPTSLTSQFVETAMQTLQEQGHEVMLSDLYGMDWKAVFDGRDFPDRANPERLSFIKESAHAYSTGRQTADVALEQQKLLAADAVILQFPLWWFSMPAILKGWVERVFAFGFAYGFKGEGNRYRYGDGILKGKRAMLSVAAGGPEKDYSPRGINGPLEQLLFPITHGILFYPGMDVLPTHAVYGTDRMTAADIDAAMAAWRLRLERLFEEEPIPFRHQNGGDYPDSHVLASDIAIGRTGFTAHIAEGAAPL, encoded by the coding sequence ATGTCAAAGAAGGTATTGATTGTTTATGCGCACCCCGAGCCCACTTCGTTAACTAGCCAGTTCGTTGAGACGGCTATGCAAACACTTCAGGAGCAGGGGCACGAAGTCATGTTGTCCGATCTGTACGGAATGGACTGGAAGGCCGTGTTCGATGGGCGCGACTTCCCGGATCGAGCCAATCCAGAACGATTATCCTTTATTAAAGAGTCAGCGCACGCCTATTCGACTGGCCGTCAAACGGCAGACGTCGCATTGGAGCAACAGAAGCTTCTTGCTGCCGACGCGGTGATCTTGCAGTTTCCTCTGTGGTGGTTCAGCATGCCGGCTATTCTCAAAGGTTGGGTAGAACGGGTATTCGCTTTTGGTTTCGCATATGGCTTTAAGGGCGAAGGGAATCGCTATCGCTACGGCGATGGCATTCTAAAGGGGAAGCGGGCTATGCTGTCCGTGGCTGCCGGAGGGCCCGAGAAGGATTATTCGCCGCGAGGAATCAATGGACCGCTGGAGCAATTGCTGTTCCCCATTACTCACGGCATCCTCTTCTACCCTGGAATGGATGTGTTACCTACCCATGCCGTCTACGGAACCGATCGCATGACGGCAGCCGACATAGACGCGGCGATGGCAGCCTGGCGCTTGCGTCTCGAGCGCCTATTCGAGGAGGAGCCCATTCCGTTCCGACATCAGAACGGCGGGGATTATCCGGACAGCCATGTGCTTGCAAGCGACATCGCAATCGGACGGACCGGCTTCACGGCTCACATTGCCGAAGGCGCGGCGCCTCTATGA
- a CDS encoding DUF6809 family protein, whose product METWKKKLSEDDFNDLEALADLYHQVQGMDMAASFTCGFKLGAAMMIEVLAGANDPAW is encoded by the coding sequence ATGGAAACTTGGAAAAAGAAGCTTTCCGAAGATGATTTTAATGACCTTGAGGCTTTGGCGGATTTATATCACCAGGTTCAAGGGATGGACATGGCAGCCTCGTTTACGTGCGGGTTCAAGCTTGGGGCGGCGATGATGATCGAAGTCTTAGCTGGGGCTAATGATCCGGCTTGGTGA
- a CDS encoding S8 family peptidase — MEQRKIKLFPYRIDAQVEQVSEIPKGIEMIQAPAVWSQTRGEGIKVAILDTGCEVSHPDLKGRIAGGRNFTDDDNGSPDVFVDYNGHGTHVAGTIAAISNGTGVVGVAPEASLLILKVLNKDGSGQYKWIIDGINYAVEQKADIISMSLGGPEDVPEMHAAIKRAVAANILVVCAAGNEGDGNYATDEFGYPGSYNEVISVGAVDLQRNSTNFTNSNNEVDLVAPGAGILSTYLNKSYATLSGTSMATPHVSGALALIKRIASESFGRDLNETELYAQLIKRTIPLGNSPRLEGNGLLYLTAQEELAKVFTPAVVAKVLSP, encoded by the coding sequence ATGGAACAACGAAAAATCAAGCTTTTTCCTTATCGGATTGATGCGCAGGTTGAGCAGGTAAGCGAAATTCCGAAGGGCATTGAGATGATTCAGGCTCCGGCGGTATGGAGTCAGACAAGGGGCGAAGGGATTAAGGTAGCCATTCTGGATACGGGGTGCGAGGTTTCGCATCCGGATTTGAAGGGGCGGATTGCCGGTGGGCGGAATTTTACCGATGATGACAACGGCAGCCCGGACGTATTTGTGGATTACAACGGGCACGGCACGCATGTAGCCGGCACGATTGCGGCGATTAGCAATGGTACCGGTGTGGTCGGTGTCGCGCCGGAGGCGAGCCTGCTGATCCTGAAGGTTCTGAACAAGGATGGCTCAGGCCAATACAAGTGGATTATAGACGGCATCAATTACGCAGTTGAGCAAAAGGCGGATATCATCTCGATGTCGCTCGGCGGACCGGAGGATGTGCCGGAGATGCATGCGGCGATTAAGCGGGCAGTGGCGGCGAATATTTTGGTAGTCTGCGCGGCGGGGAACGAGGGCGACGGCAATTACGCTACCGATGAATTCGGCTATCCCGGCTCCTATAACGAAGTCATCAGCGTGGGCGCTGTCGATTTGCAGCGGAACTCGACTAATTTCACGAATTCGAACAATGAAGTGGACCTTGTCGCGCCGGGCGCGGGAATTCTATCAACCTATCTGAACAAAAGCTACGCGACGCTCAGCGGCACCTCCATGGCGACGCCGCACGTATCGGGTGCGTTAGCGCTGATCAAGCGGATCGCAAGCGAGAGCTTCGGCCGTGACCTGAACGAAACCGAGCTGTATGCGCAGCTGATCAAGCGGACGATCCCGCTTGGCAACTCGCCGCGGCTGGAGGGCAACGGACTGCTGTACTTGACGGCTCAGGAGGAACTGGCCAAAGTCTTTACGCCTGCTGTCGTCGCGAAGGTGTTAAGTCCATGA
- a CDS encoding endonuclease I family protein has protein sequence MTRMMQKLALELDTARKIHLAMTGERPYYDEIRDNELKKRYYSSGVMNRNELQQLLERTHDNRLPYKPYRYVYPWVDLQEDGQLKSLYSGRGMSPLEAIEADIRLLEAAVRPGKGANDTPSEPGGGVLEEQPEMQQDAAAAEVEDVVSLAGESLLNCEHVVPQSWFGKQEPMRGDLHHLFACEPGCNSRRGNHPYYDFLDYTPEVSAQDVIAGCGKQEDDRFEPEYGKGIVARATLYFLLRYPGVIDSGHADETLLLEWHRRFPVSLYELHRNLAIFELQGNRNPFIDFPEEAEQWAGIGGN, from the coding sequence ATGACGCGAATGATGCAGAAGCTGGCGCTTGAGCTGGACACGGCCAGGAAAATACACCTCGCGATGACCGGCGAGCGTCCGTACTACGACGAAATACGGGACAACGAGCTGAAAAAAAGGTACTACAGCAGCGGCGTCATGAATAGAAATGAACTCCAGCAGCTCCTGGAGCGGACTCATGACAACCGGCTGCCTTATAAGCCTTACCGCTATGTCTATCCGTGGGTCGATCTGCAAGAGGATGGGCAGCTTAAAAGCTTGTATTCCGGCCGGGGCATGTCCCCGCTTGAAGCGATTGAAGCGGATATTCGGCTGCTCGAAGCGGCGGTCCGTCCGGGCAAGGGTGCGAACGACACACCTTCGGAACCCGGCGGCGGTGTACTGGAAGAGCAGCCTGAGATGCAGCAGGACGCTGCCGCTGCGGAAGTGGAGGATGTGGTAAGCCTGGCGGGAGAGAGTCTGCTAAACTGCGAGCATGTCGTGCCGCAGTCATGGTTCGGGAAGCAAGAGCCGATGCGGGGCGACCTGCATCATCTGTTTGCCTGCGAGCCAGGCTGCAACAGCCGGAGAGGGAATCATCCGTATTATGACTTTTTGGATTATACGCCGGAAGTGAGTGCACAGGATGTAATAGCGGGCTGCGGCAAGCAGGAGGACGACCGATTTGAGCCTGAATACGGGAAAGGCATTGTCGCCCGCGCAACCCTTTATTTCCTGCTGCGCTATCCCGGCGTTATCGACAGCGGCCATGCCGATGAAACGCTGCTGCTGGAATGGCACCGCAGGTTTCCGGTTTCGCTGTATGAACTCCATCGAAATCTGGCGATATTCGAGCTGCAGGGCAACCGCAACCCGTTTATCGATTTCCCGGAAGAAGCAGAGCAGTGGGCGGGAATCGGCGGTAACTAG
- a CDS encoding ABC transporter substrate-binding protein: MDKMKRSLIVLSCFLLLMVLAAGCGGRSENAGNQSEAAKPDVRIIKHAMGETKIEGTPQRIVTLYQGATDAAVALGIIPVGVVESWTQQPMYEYLRDELKDAAIVGLETQPNLEEIAKLKPDLIIASKLRNEKVYQQLSEIAPTVTHETVYKFKDTVELIGQAANLEAKADELLEQWNQRTADFKAKISAKLGAKWPVEASVLNFRSDHARIYVTGFAGDILSELGFVRSEIQQKAADEGNVVLKLTDKESIPSMNADVFFVFNADGHSPDAAMIQKTYDEWTNHPLWKNLDAVKNGQVTIVDEVPWNMGGGYIAANTMLDQIYEYYKLEK, from the coding sequence CTGGATAAAATGAAGAGGTCATTAATTGTATTAAGTTGTTTCTTGTTGTTAATGGTTCTTGCCGCCGGTTGTGGAGGGCGATCGGAAAATGCCGGTAATCAGTCGGAAGCTGCAAAGCCAGATGTTCGTATCATTAAACATGCTATGGGGGAAACAAAGATTGAGGGCACTCCTCAACGAATCGTGACTTTATACCAAGGCGCAACAGATGCAGCGGTAGCTTTAGGTATTATACCTGTGGGTGTAGTAGAATCTTGGACGCAACAGCCTATGTATGAATACTTAAGAGACGAGTTGAAGGATGCGGCTATTGTTGGTTTGGAGACTCAGCCAAACTTAGAGGAGATTGCCAAGCTGAAACCTGATTTGATTATCGCTTCCAAGCTCCGTAACGAAAAAGTGTACCAACAGCTTTCCGAAATCGCTCCTACAGTAACGCATGAAACGGTTTATAAATTTAAGGATACCGTTGAGTTGATTGGGCAAGCGGCCAATCTGGAAGCGAAGGCTGATGAATTGCTTGAACAATGGAATCAAAGAACGGCCGACTTTAAAGCTAAAATATCCGCAAAATTAGGCGCTAAATGGCCTGTTGAAGCTTCTGTGCTTAACTTCAGATCTGATCATGCCAGAATCTATGTTACAGGTTTCGCGGGCGATATTTTAAGTGAACTAGGTTTTGTACGATCTGAAATTCAACAGAAAGCAGCCGATGAAGGAAACGTGGTGCTCAAGTTAACAGACAAGGAAAGCATTCCATCGATGAATGCGGATGTATTCTTTGTTTTTAATGCCGATGGGCACAGCCCTGATGCAGCGATGATACAAAAAACTTATGACGAATGGACAAACCATCCTTTATGGAAAAATCTCGATGCCGTTAAAAACGGTCAGGTAACGATCGTAGACGAAGTGCCGTGGAATATGGGCGGCGGCTATATAGCTGCGAATACTATGCTGGATCAAATTTACGAGTATTACAAATTGGAAAAATAA
- a CDS encoding FecCD family ABC transporter permease gives MDPLLPRNSLKILGLWVGLCILMASFMSSMVFGQTPTPIKKVIEAFIQFDKTSTEHIIITTTRLSRAVIAAVIGASLAIAGALLQALTRNPLASPSIFGINAGALFFVVLATVSFSVSSLIHLMWFAFLGAGLASILVFLLGSLGRDGLSPIKIVLAGAALTALFGSFTQGLLVLNEQNLEGILFWLGGSVSGRSLDMLQPVLPFMIGAGVLSLFLGNSINILTSGEDIAKGLGQQVLLVKLLMGTAIVMLAGGSVAVGGFIGFIGLIVPHIVRFLVGIDYRWIIPYSAIYGASLLLLADVGARFVIMPEEMPIGVMTAMLGAPFFIYMARRGGTK, from the coding sequence ATGGATCCGTTACTTCCCCGGAATTCGCTTAAGATACTTGGCCTTTGGGTCGGGCTATGTATCTTAATGGCGTCTTTTATGTCCAGTATGGTATTTGGTCAGACACCGACACCCATTAAAAAGGTAATCGAGGCATTTATACAATTTGATAAAACATCAACGGAACATATCATCATTACAACTACTCGTCTTTCAAGGGCAGTCATTGCAGCAGTCATTGGTGCCAGTCTTGCCATTGCCGGTGCGCTGTTGCAGGCGCTAACCAGGAATCCGCTGGCTTCTCCAAGTATTTTTGGAATCAATGCAGGTGCTTTATTTTTTGTTGTATTGGCTACAGTTTCATTCTCGGTCAGTTCTCTTATTCATTTAATGTGGTTTGCATTTCTGGGAGCAGGCCTGGCGTCCATCCTGGTTTTTTTGCTTGGTTCTCTTGGAAGAGATGGTTTATCACCGATTAAGATTGTATTGGCGGGAGCCGCGCTAACTGCTCTCTTTGGTTCATTCACTCAAGGATTATTGGTTCTTAATGAACAGAACTTAGAGGGCATTCTATTCTGGCTGGGAGGTTCTGTTTCGGGGAGATCGTTGGATATGCTCCAGCCGGTTTTGCCGTTTATGATAGGGGCAGGCGTTTTGTCTCTGTTTCTAGGGAATTCCATTAATATTTTAACTTCAGGGGAAGACATAGCTAAAGGATTGGGACAGCAAGTCCTATTAGTTAAACTCTTAATGGGAACTGCTATTGTGATGTTAGCTGGAGGATCAGTTGCGGTGGGCGGTTTCATCGGATTTATAGGTTTAATTGTTCCTCATATTGTTCGTTTTCTTGTCGGTATCGATTATCGATGGATTATCCCTTACAGTGCAATCTACGGTGCCAGCTTATTATTATTGGCTGATGTAGGAGCAAGATTTGTCATAATGCCTGAGGAAATGCCGATTGGTGTGATGACAGCTATGCTTGGAGCTCCATTTTTCATCTATATGGCACGGAGGGGGGGCACTAAGTAA
- a CDS encoding FecCD family ABC transporter permease: MKKHTTIRNRSGTISFLIDHKSVVVIIGLFCVWLLLVVIGLSVGSTMINPWEVIQHLLGMGNEEHTFVIETLRLPRIVLSFLVGISLGVSGLILQGIVRNPLASPDIIGITGGAAVAAILVITFFSELSIHWIPVAAIIGAGLTSLLIYFLAWKGGVTPIRLVLIGIGVQAATGGIVTMMIVLSPSYSTSEAYIWLTGSVYGANWNNVYSMLPWVLVFVPLSLILSRKVNVQELGDEVALGLGTKVQMDRFMLLFVSVALAGSAVAFAGGIAFVGLIAPHIARKLVGRSFASLVPVSALIGGLIVVLADVVARTAFLPLDLPAGVFVSGIGAPFFIYLLYRNRHV; this comes from the coding sequence ATGAAGAAACATACGACGATACGCAATCGTTCAGGAACCATTTCTTTTTTAATTGATCATAAATCAGTTGTGGTTATCATCGGCTTGTTTTGTGTATGGCTGTTATTAGTTGTTATAGGATTATCCGTTGGGAGCACCATGATCAATCCTTGGGAAGTCATTCAACATCTTCTGGGGATGGGGAATGAGGAGCATACTTTTGTTATTGAGACGCTTAGACTCCCTAGAATCGTTCTTTCATTTCTTGTTGGCATTTCCTTGGGTGTTTCGGGGCTTATTTTACAAGGGATCGTACGAAATCCGCTGGCATCTCCCGATATTATCGGAATAACTGGCGGAGCAGCAGTAGCTGCCATTTTGGTGATTACTTTCTTTTCAGAGCTAAGTATACATTGGATACCGGTAGCAGCAATAATAGGCGCTGGATTGACTTCTCTCCTGATTTATTTTTTGGCTTGGAAAGGCGGGGTTACCCCGATTCGGCTTGTACTGATTGGAATTGGAGTCCAGGCGGCAACGGGTGGAATTGTAACAATGATGATCGTTTTAAGCCCTTCATACTCTACGAGTGAAGCGTATATTTGGTTGACCGGGAGCGTCTATGGAGCGAATTGGAACAATGTTTATTCCATGCTGCCTTGGGTATTGGTATTTGTTCCGCTTTCATTGATCTTATCCCGAAAAGTAAATGTACAGGAACTGGGAGATGAAGTGGCTCTTGGCTTAGGGACAAAAGTGCAAATGGATCGCTTTATGTTGCTCTTTGTTAGTGTGGCTTTAGCTGGTTCTGCCGTAGCATTTGCAGGCGGAATAGCCTTCGTGGGATTGATTGCGCCTCATATCGCAAGAAAACTGGTGGGCCGGTCATTCGCCAGTTTGGTGCCTGTGTCGGCTCTAATCGGAGGACTCATCGTGGTTTTGGCCGATGTTGTAGCCAGAACAGCTTTTCTTCCGCTCGATTTGCCTGCCGGTGTTTTCGTGTCGGGGATAGGGGCTCCGTTTTTTATATATTTGCTGTATCGCAATCGCCATGTTTAA
- a CDS encoding ABC transporter ATP-binding protein codes for MTALETKDLTLAYREKSIINGLNLKLPKGEITVFVGSNGCGKSTLLRSLARLLKPLRGAIVLDGQKISSMPTKEVAKRLAILPQGPIAPEGLTVHQLVRQGRYPHQNWLKQWSQEDEQKVQKALEDTNLAAFADRSVDSLSGGQRQRAWITMTLAQDTDIILLDEPTTYLDMTHQIEILDLLYDLNEEEHRTIIMVLHDLNLACRYAHNIVAIKDQQVYAQGQPEHVITEALVKDVFQLNCEIVKDPLYGSPMCIPHGKGRIKKSNESIEPQRSFYK; via the coding sequence ATGACTGCTTTGGAAACGAAGGATTTAACATTGGCCTATAGAGAAAAATCGATTATAAACGGCTTGAATTTAAAGCTGCCCAAAGGTGAAATCACTGTATTTGTCGGCAGCAACGGCTGCGGCAAGTCTACGCTGCTTCGATCCTTGGCTCGTTTATTGAAGCCGCTAAGGGGCGCGATCGTGTTGGATGGGCAGAAGATCTCCTCCATGCCAACCAAAGAAGTGGCCAAGCGACTGGCTATTCTCCCCCAAGGGCCTATTGCGCCGGAGGGATTAACCGTGCATCAACTCGTTAGGCAGGGGCGGTATCCGCATCAAAATTGGCTGAAACAGTGGTCTCAAGAGGATGAGCAGAAAGTACAGAAGGCATTGGAGGATACAAATTTAGCAGCATTCGCCGATCGTTCCGTTGATTCGCTGTCGGGGGGACAGCGGCAGAGAGCCTGGATTACGATGACTCTGGCACAAGACACCGACATTATTTTGCTGGATGAGCCTACAACCTATTTGGATATGACGCATCAAATCGAAATCTTAGACCTGCTGTATGATCTGAATGAGGAGGAACATCGGACGATCATCATGGTTTTACACGACTTGAACCTGGCTTGCCGATATGCGCATAACATTGTGGCTATTAAGGATCAGCAAGTGTATGCACAAGGTCAGCCGGAACATGTGATTACAGAAGCGTTAGTAAAAGATGTATTTCAATTAAATTGTGAAATCGTGAAAGATCCTCTTTATGGATCTCCTATGTGTATACCTCATGGTAAAGGCAGAATTAAAAAATCCAATGAGTCTATTGAACCTCAGAGAAGCTTTTATAAGTAA
- a CDS encoding TetR/AcrR family transcriptional regulator: protein MRKSKKEHILQVASDLFNKQGIRATGVDQVVAESQVAKMTLYNHFPSKEELVLAYLMRQDEQWREWFERSVNKRGSTPIEKMLAVFDVLGEWFVEPNFNGCAFIKTASEYAEHSHPYYEAAQQYKTYMRDFLGTLVKEAEAAKPDALTNGLYLLVEGAITIAMLQTDLHAAQHARETAQLIIEHLV, encoded by the coding sequence ATGAGAAAAAGCAAAAAAGAACATATTCTCCAAGTTGCCTCCGACCTTTTCAATAAACAAGGAATCCGTGCAACCGGTGTAGACCAAGTCGTCGCCGAGTCGCAAGTAGCCAAAATGACGCTGTATAACCATTTTCCATCCAAGGAAGAACTGGTCCTGGCCTATCTGATGCGACAGGATGAGCAATGGCGGGAATGGTTCGAGCGCAGCGTCAACAAGCGGGGATCAACTCCCATAGAAAAAATGCTCGCCGTATTCGACGTGCTGGGCGAATGGTTTGTGGAACCGAACTTCAACGGGTGCGCTTTTATCAAGACGGCCTCGGAGTATGCGGAACACTCCCACCCCTACTATGAGGCGGCTCAGCAGTATAAGACCTATATGCGCGATTTTCTCGGGACACTGGTAAAAGAGGCCGAAGCCGCAAAGCCCGACGCCCTAACAAACGGACTGTATTTGCTCGTGGAAGGTGCCATTACGATTGCCATGCTGCAAACCGATCTTCATGCGGCGCAGCATGCCCGCGAGACCGCTCAATTAATAATTGAGCATTTGGTGTGA
- a CDS encoding alpha/beta fold hydrolase: protein MSVKHRYAEVDGIHIFYREAGKEEHPTILLLHGFPSSSHMYRNLIGRLADQYHIIAPDYPGFGNSDQPSMSEFEYSFDNIAKLMNSFVEQLNLKKYSIYVHDYGAPVGFRLAVMHPERIQAIISQNGNAYEEGLLSAWDPIRAYWQNPADETNRNNILGLLTPEITKYQYVNGTRNPETISPDTWNVDQFVLDRPGNSDIQLALFYDYQNNLKQYPSWHEFFRTYQPPALVAWGKNDIFFGPDGALAYQQDLDDVEVHLLNTGHFPLEEDLDVSVSLIKDFLAERLMNN, encoded by the coding sequence ATGAGCGTTAAACACAGGTATGCAGAGGTTGATGGTATCCATATTTTTTATCGGGAGGCTGGAAAGGAAGAACATCCGACGATTCTGCTGCTTCACGGCTTTCCTTCCTCGTCCCACATGTACCGTAACTTGATTGGGCGGCTCGCGGATCAATACCACATCATCGCACCCGACTATCCCGGCTTTGGCAACAGCGATCAGCCGTCCATGTCCGAGTTTGAATACAGCTTTGATAATATCGCAAAATTGATGAATTCCTTTGTGGAACAGCTAAACTTAAAAAAATACAGCATCTATGTCCACGACTACGGCGCGCCCGTCGGCTTCCGATTGGCGGTAATGCATCCGGAACGGATTCAAGCGATCATCTCGCAAAATGGCAACGCCTATGAAGAAGGGCTATTGTCCGCGTGGGACCCGATCCGGGCCTATTGGCAGAATCCCGCCGATGAGACGAATCGAAACAACATCCTCGGCTTGCTGACGCCTGAAATCACGAAGTATCAATATGTGAACGGCACCCGCAACCCAGAGACGATCAGCCCGGATACATGGAATGTAGATCAATTCGTACTGGATCGCCCCGGCAATAGCGACATCCAACTGGCGCTCTTCTATGATTACCAGAACAATTTGAAGCAGTATCCGAGCTGGCATGAATTTTTCCGTACCTATCAACCGCCGGCGCTGGTGGCCTGGGGAAAAAATGATATTTTCTTCGGTCCGGACGGCGCGCTCGCTTACCAACAGGACTTGGACGATGTTGAAGTTCATCTGCTTAATACCGGGCACTTTCCGCTCGAAGAGGATTTGGATGTCAGCGTCAGCTTGATCAAAGATTTTTTGGCAGAAAGATTGATGAATAACTAG
- a CDS encoding SDR family NAD(P)-dependent oxidoreductase produces the protein MSVQGKAAGKAVVITGGSSGIGKETAIEFVKQGANVVINGRREQALAEAAREIDPTGEHVHSVAGDIADPETAGRVIAEGLARFGRIDTLINNAGVFVAKPFTEYSEADFASVMSINVAGFFHVTQSAVTEMLKQGLGHIVNITTSLVDQPIAGVPAVLASLTKGGLNSATKELAIEYAANGIRVNAVSPGVIKTPMHPVEAHDFLNKLHPVGRMGEVQEIVEAILYLESASFVTGEILHVDGGQNAGHW, from the coding sequence ATGAGTGTTCAAGGAAAAGCAGCAGGAAAAGCAGTAGTGATTACAGGCGGCAGCAGCGGGATCGGGAAAGAAACGGCCATAGAATTCGTGAAACAGGGAGCGAACGTCGTCATCAATGGCCGCCGCGAACAGGCGCTGGCTGAGGCTGCGAGGGAAATCGACCCTACCGGAGAACATGTGCACAGCGTAGCCGGCGATATTGCGGACCCTGAAACGGCCGGGCGCGTGATTGCCGAAGGGTTGGCACGCTTTGGGCGTATCGACACGCTGATCAACAATGCCGGGGTCTTTGTGGCCAAGCCGTTCACGGAATACTCCGAAGCGGATTTTGCCTCGGTTATGTCAATCAATGTCGCGGGCTTCTTTCATGTCACTCAGAGTGCGGTAACCGAGATGCTAAAGCAGGGCTTGGGCCACATCGTTAACATTACGACAAGCTTGGTTGACCAGCCGATCGCCGGGGTGCCGGCCGTGCTCGCCTCCTTGACCAAAGGCGGTCTGAACTCCGCGACCAAAGAGCTGGCGATCGAGTACGCGGCTAATGGCATTCGCGTAAATGCGGTCTCGCCGGGGGTCATCAAAACGCCGATGCATCCGGTCGAGGCTCATGATTTTCTGAATAAGCTGCATCCAGTGGGCCGTATGGGCGAGGTTCAAGAGATCGTCGAAGCGATCCTGTACCTGGAATCGGCCAGCTTCGTGACCGGAGAGATTCTACATGTCGATGGCGGCCAAAACGCCGGCCACTGGTGA
- a CDS encoding tautomerase family protein, whose product MPIVTIQVTREGTAPDRQSVTAEEKAALIKGASELLLNVLNKPLDSTYVIIEEVEPENWGWGGLPALEYRRQRAAKTT is encoded by the coding sequence ATGCCTATCGTGACCATCCAAGTGACCCGTGAGGGCACCGCGCCGGACCGGCAGTCGGTTACAGCCGAAGAGAAGGCCGCGCTCATCAAGGGCGCCAGCGAGCTTTTGCTTAATGTCCTAAATAAGCCGCTTGACTCCACTTACGTCATTATCGAAGAGGTCGAGCCGGAGAATTGGGGATGGGGCGGGCTGCCCGCCCTGGAATACCGGCGGCAGCGCGCCGCCAAGACAACTTAA
- a CDS encoding AraC family transcriptional regulator: protein MDVQETDSEVKEKQQELARCIDRLVRTDGTHPTAIPSLRLIRTSTVSEPLHTVHEPSLCVIAQGSKLLALAQETFKYDPASYMIASVHLPVCGQIIQASEDSPFLGIQLGISTDQVLDMMKETSSAWRGKISSGRGISVSKTKPLLLDVIIRLVRLLEMPQDIPVLAPLTIREILYRVLQDEQGDLVRQFAVMGSHAQCVARVIQLIHSGYDQPLRIEKLAKEVNMSPSSLHQYFKKVTAMSPIQYQKQLRLQEARRLLISESIDATHAAYKVGYESPSQFSREYARMFGRPPKNDVKQLQDSLYEKQS from the coding sequence ATGGACGTGCAGGAGACAGATAGCGAGGTAAAAGAGAAGCAGCAGGAACTGGCGAGATGCATCGATCGGCTGGTGCGTACAGACGGAACGCATCCAACCGCCATTCCATCGCTGCGCTTGATCCGCACATCGACCGTATCAGAGCCGCTGCATACGGTCCATGAGCCGTCTTTATGCGTGATCGCACAGGGGTCGAAATTGCTTGCTCTGGCGCAGGAAACCTTTAAGTACGATCCGGCATCCTATATGATTGCCTCCGTGCATCTTCCGGTGTGCGGCCAGATTATTCAGGCTTCCGAGGATTCTCCCTTTCTGGGCATCCAGCTTGGCATAAGCACCGATCAGGTGCTCGATATGATGAAAGAAACGAGTTCGGCATGGCGCGGGAAAATCAGCTCCGGACGGGGAATTTCGGTCAGCAAAACCAAGCCGCTGCTGCTTGACGTCATTATAAGATTGGTTCGCCTGCTGGAAATGCCGCAGGATATCCCTGTGCTTGCGCCGCTGACCATCCGTGAAATTCTGTATCGGGTACTGCAGGATGAACAGGGGGATCTCGTGAGACAGTTCGCCGTTATGGGCAGCCATGCGCAGTGCGTGGCTAGAGTCATTCAGCTTATCCACTCCGGTTATGATCAGCCTCTGCGAATTGAAAAACTGGCCAAGGAGGTCAACATGAGCCCCTCGTCCCTTCATCAATATTTTAAAAAGGTAACGGCCATGAGTCCGATCCAATACCAAAAGCAGCTCCGCTTGCAGGAGGCCCGCCGCCTGCTCATCTCCGAGTCCATAGATGCAACGCACGCCGCCTACAAAGTCGGTTACGAAAGCCCCTCCCAGTTCAGCCGCGAGTATGCGCGTATGTTCGGACGGCCTCCAAAAAACGATGTCAAGCAGCTTCAGGATTCGCTATATGAAAAGCAGTCTTGA